TAATCTACAGGGAGTTACCCGTGAAGAAGCTGCCAATAGAATTTTCAACAGCTGGCGGATGTGGGAAGGTGAACGCCAAAACGGTGTGTTAATTCTGGTTGCCGTGGACGATCGACAGATGCAGATTGAGGTAGGTTACGGACTCGAGGGAGCCGTAACAGATCTCATGGCCGGACGAATCGTTGATCAAATTCTCAGGCCTAATTTCCGAAGAAACGACTTTTATAGCGGACTCGATGATGCAAGCACAACCATTATGCAGCTTGCCGCCGGTGAGTATGATGCCGTTGAAATGATGCAGAATGACGACTCTCCCGGCCTTGACATCATTGCCTTAATTATTATTCTGCTCGTGATTTACACCATTGTCCGCGCTGTTGGCGGCCCACCGAAAAAAGGTATGCGCCGAAGA
This portion of the Rhodohalobacter barkolensis genome encodes:
- a CDS encoding TPM domain-containing protein, whose protein sequence is MINRHPAAIFTILFLILFLILFFIIGNSEVTAQNFPQTPTGHVNDYADVLNSNQEQQLERKLRAYRDSTSNVIAIAILDNLQGVTREEAANRIFNSWRMWEGERQNGVLILVAVDDRQMQIEVGYGLEGAVTDLMAGRIVDQILRPNFRRNDFYSGLDDASTTIMQLAAGEYDAVEMMQNDDSPGLDIIALIIILLVIYTIVRAVGGPPKKGMRRRKRHTIGSGGVVVWGGGFGGGGRSSGGFGGGGGGFGGFGGGGGFGSGGGGAGGGW